One window of Pseudochaenichthys georgianus chromosome 18, fPseGeo1.2, whole genome shotgun sequence genomic DNA carries:
- the nat16 gene encoding histidine N-acetyltransferase isoform X1, with protein sequence MILVSMFSSHQQDNLLKTCYFKMKIDTSLTMLQLPEALSQAGLQFSVATEEDFDEIMGMSQGIYGGLDYLPTRYTDWLQETNRTVILARKQGKVIALESVVVIDDGETMLVEGLRVAPQERGKGVAGVLLRFCSDLVKSKFPDVKVTRLTRDDQLGPKDFQKYRLITKQGILLMRFRAEELKLRLSDLGLGDIESSLSTSFKPPPVRLNNTAIRQLYLTSDRMHGVLPNATIIQDWQPFKLLPSNMAIVLKKDIDWMVDDVANPTVASLCTFPFRVPIGDDWYYLNIDMFGKDLDHVRQQFLCHLQRHTATLKGHVMCQMFLDPPLWKPMMEFCRNILNVELVKEYTEQCVVESDVI encoded by the exons TTATTTCAAGATGAAGATTGACACCAGCCTGACCATGCTCCAGCTCCCAGAGGCCCTGTCCCAGGCAGGCCTTCAGTTTTCTGTTGCCACTGAAGAGGACTTTGATGAGATCATGGGCATGAGCCAGGGTATCTATGGAGGCCTCGACTACCTGCCCACAAGATACACCGACTGGCTGCAGGAGACCAACCGCACCGTCATATTGGCCCGCAAACAGGGAAAAGTG ATTGCTCTGGAGTCAGTGGTTGTGATTGACGATGGGGAGACGATGCTGGTGGAAGGTCTACGTGTCGCCCCTCAGGAAAGGGGTAAGGGTGTGGCTGGGGTTCTGCTGCGCTTTTGCTCTGATTTGGTCAAATCCAAGTTCCCTGATGTCAAAGTAACCCGCTTGACCCGTGACGATCAGCTCGGACCCAAGGATTTCCAGAAATATCGCCTCATAACCAAGCAG GGTATTCTCCTGATGCGCTTCAGGGCTGAAGAACTCAAGCTGCGTCTGTCTGATCTTGGCCTTGGAGATATTGAATCTTCTTTGTCCACCTCCTTCAAACCTCCTCCAGTGCGTCTCAACAATACAGCCATCCGCCAGCTGTATCTGACCTCTGATCGTATGCATGGGGTCCTTCCTAACGCCACCATCATTCAAGATTGGCAGCCATTCAAGCTTCTACCCAGTAACATGGCTATTGTACTGAAGAAGGACATTGACTGGATGGTCGATGATGTGGCCAACCCTACTGTGGCCAGCCTCTGTACATTCCCTTTCAGGGTGCCCATTGGAGATGACTG GTATTACCTGAACATTGACATGTTCGGTAAGGACCTGGATCATGTCCGGCAGCAGTTCCTGTGCCACCTGCAGCGCCACACTGCCACTCTGAAGGGTCACGTGATGTGCCAGATGTTCCTGGACCCGCCACTCTGGAAGCCCATGATGGAATTCTGCCGCAACATCTTGAACgtggagctggtgaaggagtaCACCGagcaatgcgtggtggagtcagaCGTCATCTAG
- the nat16 gene encoding histidine N-acetyltransferase isoform X2: MKIDTSLTMLQLPEALSQAGLQFSVATEEDFDEIMGMSQGIYGGLDYLPTRYTDWLQETNRTVILARKQGKVIALESVVVIDDGETMLVEGLRVAPQERGKGVAGVLLRFCSDLVKSKFPDVKVTRLTRDDQLGPKDFQKYRLITKQGILLMRFRAEELKLRLSDLGLGDIESSLSTSFKPPPVRLNNTAIRQLYLTSDRMHGVLPNATIIQDWQPFKLLPSNMAIVLKKDIDWMVDDVANPTVASLCTFPFRVPIGDDWYYLNIDMFGKDLDHVRQQFLCHLQRHTATLKGHVMCQMFLDPPLWKPMMEFCRNILNVELVKEYTEQCVVESDVI; this comes from the exons ATGAAGATTGACACCAGCCTGACCATGCTCCAGCTCCCAGAGGCCCTGTCCCAGGCAGGCCTTCAGTTTTCTGTTGCCACTGAAGAGGACTTTGATGAGATCATGGGCATGAGCCAGGGTATCTATGGAGGCCTCGACTACCTGCCCACAAGATACACCGACTGGCTGCAGGAGACCAACCGCACCGTCATATTGGCCCGCAAACAGGGAAAAGTG ATTGCTCTGGAGTCAGTGGTTGTGATTGACGATGGGGAGACGATGCTGGTGGAAGGTCTACGTGTCGCCCCTCAGGAAAGGGGTAAGGGTGTGGCTGGGGTTCTGCTGCGCTTTTGCTCTGATTTGGTCAAATCCAAGTTCCCTGATGTCAAAGTAACCCGCTTGACCCGTGACGATCAGCTCGGACCCAAGGATTTCCAGAAATATCGCCTCATAACCAAGCAG GGTATTCTCCTGATGCGCTTCAGGGCTGAAGAACTCAAGCTGCGTCTGTCTGATCTTGGCCTTGGAGATATTGAATCTTCTTTGTCCACCTCCTTCAAACCTCCTCCAGTGCGTCTCAACAATACAGCCATCCGCCAGCTGTATCTGACCTCTGATCGTATGCATGGGGTCCTTCCTAACGCCACCATCATTCAAGATTGGCAGCCATTCAAGCTTCTACCCAGTAACATGGCTATTGTACTGAAGAAGGACATTGACTGGATGGTCGATGATGTGGCCAACCCTACTGTGGCCAGCCTCTGTACATTCCCTTTCAGGGTGCCCATTGGAGATGACTG GTATTACCTGAACATTGACATGTTCGGTAAGGACCTGGATCATGTCCGGCAGCAGTTCCTGTGCCACCTGCAGCGCCACACTGCCACTCTGAAGGGTCACGTGATGTGCCAGATGTTCCTGGACCCGCCACTCTGGAAGCCCATGATGGAATTCTGCCGCAACATCTTGAACgtggagctggtgaaggagtaCACCGagcaatgcgtggtggagtcagaCGTCATCTAG